A window of Micrococcus endophyticus contains these coding sequences:
- the map gene encoding type I methionyl aminopeptidase — MVGRRSLELKTTPQLQTMRRAGVVLSEALDATLAAAAPGVTTAELDAVFAGVLAEHGATSNFLGYYDFPATICASVNEEVVHGIPGDRVLRAGDVLKVDGGAIVDGWHADSARTLVLGSSEAGTADEGDERLSAITREALWVGIAAFATAKHVGDIGDAIDDFVSAQPGEPLGILEEYVGHGIGSSMHMPPDVFNYRTGHRGPKVRPGLALAIEPMLVRGGIETRVLEDDWTVVTVDGARASQWEHSVCRHADGLWVLTAPDGGASELERFGVVPVPPGE; from the coding sequence GTGGTCGGCCGCCGCTCGCTCGAGCTCAAGACCACCCCCCAGCTGCAGACGATGCGGCGTGCGGGGGTGGTCCTGTCCGAGGCGCTGGACGCCACGCTCGCCGCCGCCGCCCCCGGGGTCACCACCGCGGAGCTCGACGCCGTCTTCGCCGGCGTCCTGGCCGAGCACGGGGCGACGTCCAACTTCCTGGGCTACTACGACTTCCCGGCGACCATCTGCGCCTCCGTGAACGAGGAGGTCGTGCACGGCATCCCCGGGGACCGCGTCCTGCGGGCCGGAGACGTCCTCAAGGTCGACGGCGGCGCGATCGTCGACGGCTGGCACGCCGACTCGGCGCGCACCCTGGTGCTGGGCTCCTCGGAGGCCGGCACCGCGGACGAGGGCGACGAGCGCCTCTCCGCGATCACGCGCGAGGCCCTCTGGGTCGGGATCGCCGCCTTCGCCACCGCCAAGCACGTCGGGGACATCGGCGACGCGATCGACGACTTCGTCTCCGCGCAGCCGGGGGAGCCCCTCGGGATCCTCGAGGAGTACGTGGGCCACGGCATCGGCTCGTCGATGCACATGCCCCCGGACGTCTTCAACTACCGCACGGGCCACCGCGGGCCGAAGGTGCGTCCGGGCCTGGCCCTGGCCATCGAGCCCATGCTCGTCCGCGGCGGCATCGAGACCCGCGTCCTCGAGGACGACTGGACCGTGGTGACCGTCGACGGCGCCCGCGCGAGCCAGTGGGAGCACTCGGTCTGCCGCCACGCCGACGGCCTCTGGGTGCTCACCGCCCCGGACGGCGGGGCCTCGGAGCTGGAGCGCTTCGGCGTCGTCCCCGTCCCGCCGGGGGAGTAG
- the rpsE gene encoding 30S ribosomal protein S5, protein MTENNNQKDTQVTESTETTVSETASGSASQTTERSAGGRGGRDGGRGGREGDRRGGRRDDRNRRGAQDDEKDQFLERVVAINRVSKVVKGGRRFSFTALVVVGDGDGTVGVGYGKAKEVPAAIQKAVEEAKKSFFRVPRVGSTIPHLVQGEDAAGVVLLRPASPGTGVIAGGPVRAVLECAGIHDVLSKSMGSVNAINIVRGTVDALKKLEEPQAVAARRGKALDEIAPHAMLRTMENDRAQKSAKAGA, encoded by the coding sequence GTGACCGAGAACAACAACCAGAAGGACACCCAGGTGACCGAGAGCACCGAGACCACCGTCTCCGAGACCGCGTCGGGCTCGGCCAGCCAGACCACCGAGCGTTCCGCCGGCGGCCGTGGCGGTCGCGACGGCGGCCGCGGTGGCCGTGAAGGCGATCGCCGTGGCGGTCGTCGCGACGACCGCAACCGTCGTGGCGCCCAGGACGACGAGAAGGACCAGTTCCTCGAGCGCGTCGTGGCCATCAACCGCGTCTCCAAGGTCGTCAAGGGCGGCCGTCGCTTCTCCTTCACCGCCCTCGTGGTGGTGGGTGACGGCGACGGCACCGTCGGCGTGGGCTACGGCAAGGCGAAGGAGGTCCCCGCCGCGATCCAGAAGGCCGTGGAGGAGGCCAAGAAGTCCTTCTTCCGCGTCCCGCGCGTCGGCTCCACCATCCCGCACCTGGTGCAGGGTGAGGACGCCGCCGGCGTCGTGCTCCTCCGTCCGGCCTCGCCGGGCACCGGCGTGATCGCCGGCGGTCCCGTGCGCGCCGTGCTCGAGTGCGCCGGCATCCACGACGTGCTGTCGAAGTCCATGGGCTCCGTGAACGCGATCAACATCGTGCGCGGCACCGTGGACGCCCTCAAGAAGCTCGAAGAGCCCCAGGCCGTCGCCGCCCGCCGCGGCAAGGCCCTGGACGAGATCGCCCCCCATGCGATGCTGCGCACCATGGAGAACGATCGCGCCCAGAAGAGCGCGAAGGCAGGTGCGTGA
- a CDS encoding DNA-directed RNA polymerase subunit alpha produces the protein MLIAQRPTLTEEVVSDRRSRFVIEPLEPGFGYTLGNSLRRTLLSSIPGAAVTSIRVDGVLHEFSTVNGVKEDVTEIILNIKKLSVSSENDEPVVAYLRKQGAGVVTAADITAPAGVEVHNPDLHIATLNAKGKFDMELTVERGRGYVTAAQNKSADAEIGRIPVDSIYSPVLKVTFKVEATRVEQRTDFDRLILDVETKENMLPRDAVASAGSTLVELFGLARSLNVEAEGIDLGDEPETAEGSADLAQPIEELELTVRSYNCLKREGIHTVGELVGRSEADLMDIRNFGAKSIDEVKEKLYELGLSLKDSPAGYDPQEHARQMDDDPFSDF, from the coding sequence GTGCTTATTGCACAGCGCCCCACGCTGACCGAAGAAGTCGTCTCCGACCGTCGCTCCCGGTTCGTCATCGAGCCGCTGGAGCCCGGCTTCGGCTACACCCTCGGCAACTCCCTGCGCCGCACTCTGCTCTCGTCGATCCCCGGTGCTGCCGTGACCAGCATCCGCGTGGACGGCGTGCTGCACGAGTTCAGCACCGTCAACGGAGTCAAGGAGGATGTCACCGAGATCATCCTCAACATCAAGAAGCTCTCCGTCTCCTCGGAGAACGACGAGCCCGTGGTCGCCTACCTGCGCAAGCAGGGGGCCGGCGTCGTCACCGCCGCGGACATCACCGCGCCGGCCGGCGTCGAGGTCCACAACCCGGACCTGCACATCGCGACGCTGAACGCGAAGGGCAAGTTCGACATGGAGCTCACCGTCGAGCGCGGTCGCGGCTACGTGACCGCCGCCCAGAACAAGTCCGCGGACGCGGAGATCGGCCGGATCCCGGTCGACTCCATCTACTCGCCGGTCCTCAAGGTGACCTTCAAGGTCGAGGCCACGCGTGTGGAGCAGCGCACCGACTTCGACCGCCTCATCCTGGACGTGGAGACCAAGGAGAACATGCTGCCGCGCGACGCGGTGGCCTCCGCCGGCTCCACCCTCGTCGAGCTGTTCGGCCTGGCCCGTTCGCTCAACGTCGAGGCCGAGGGCATCGACCTGGGCGACGAGCCGGAGACCGCCGAGGGCTCGGCCGACCTGGCCCAGCCGATCGAGGAGCTCGAGCTCACCGTGCGCTCGTACAACTGCCTCAAGCGCGAGGGCATCCACACCGTGGGCGAGCTCGTGGGCCGTTCTGAGGCCGACCTGATGGACATCCGCAACTTCGGCGCGAAGTCCATCGACGAGGTCAAGGAGAAGCTCTACGAGCTGGGCCTGTCCCTCAAGGACTCCCCGGCCGGCTACGACCCGCAGGAGCACGCGCGTCAGATGGACGACGACCCGTTCTCGGACTTCTGA
- the infA gene encoding translation initiation factor IF-1, with the protein MAKKEGVIEVEGTVSEALPNAMFRVRLQNEHVVLATISGKMRQHYIRILPEDRVVVELSPYDLNRGRIVYRYK; encoded by the coding sequence ATGGCTAAGAAGGAAGGTGTCATCGAGGTCGAGGGCACGGTGTCGGAGGCATTGCCGAACGCGATGTTCCGAGTCCGTCTGCAGAACGAGCACGTCGTGCTCGCCACGATCTCCGGAAAGATGCGTCAGCACTACATCCGCATCCTCCCCGAGGATCGCGTCGTGGTGGAGCTTAGCCCGTACGACCTCAACCGGGGTCGCATCGTGTACCGCTACAAGTAA
- the rpmJ gene encoding 50S ribosomal protein L36, with the protein MKVQPSVKRICDKCQVVRRKGRVLVICSNPRHKQRQG; encoded by the coding sequence GTGAAGGTTCAGCCGAGCGTGAAGCGGATTTGTGACAAGTGCCAGGTCGTGCGCCGTAAGGGCCGCGTGCTGGTGATCTGCTCGAACCCGCGCCACAAGCAGCGCCAGGGCTGA
- the rpsH gene encoding 30S ribosomal protein S8: MTMTDPVADMLTRLRNANSAYHDTVSMPSSKLKTRVAEILKSEGYIQDWREEEAEVGKKLTIDLKFGPQRERAIAGLRRISKPGLRVYAKSTNLPHVLGGLGIAILSTSSGLLTNQQAAKKGVGGEVLAYVW, encoded by the coding sequence ATGACCATGACCGATCCTGTCGCAGACATGCTGACCCGTCTGCGCAACGCAAACTCGGCCTACCACGACACCGTGTCCATGCCGTCCTCGAAGCTGAAGACTCGCGTCGCCGAGATCCTCAAGTCCGAGGGCTACATCCAGGACTGGCGCGAGGAGGAGGCCGAGGTCGGCAAGAAGCTGACCATCGACCTGAAGTTCGGCCCGCAGCGTGAGCGTGCGATCGCCGGCCTGCGCCGCATCTCCAAGCCGGGCCTGCGCGTGTACGCCAAGTCCACGAACCTGCCCCACGTGCTGGGCGGCCTCGGCATCGCCATCCTGTCCACCTCCTCTGGTCTCCTCACGAACCAGCAGGCCGCCAAGAAGGGCGTGGGCGGAGAAGTCCTCGCCTACGTCTGGTGA
- the rplF gene encoding 50S ribosomal protein L6 has translation MSRIGRLPITIPSGVDVTIDGDRVSVKGPKGQLEHSLPTPITATLEEGQVTVARPDDERESRSLHGLTRTLISNMVEGVTNGFSKQLEVVGTGYRVQAKGQDLEFALGYSHPVPVKAPQGITFTVEGNKVTVAGIDKQQVGETAANIRKLRRPDPYKGKGVRYAGEQIRRKAGKAGK, from the coding sequence ATGTCTCGAATCGGACGTCTCCCGATCACCATCCCCAGCGGCGTCGACGTGACCATCGACGGCGACCGCGTCTCCGTGAAGGGCCCCAAGGGCCAGCTCGAGCACTCGCTGCCCACGCCCATCACGGCCACCCTCGAGGAGGGGCAGGTCACCGTGGCCCGCCCCGACGACGAGCGTGAGTCCCGCTCCCTGCACGGCCTGACCCGCACCCTGATCAGCAACATGGTCGAGGGCGTGACCAACGGCTTCTCCAAGCAGCTCGAGGTCGTCGGCACCGGCTACCGCGTGCAGGCCAAGGGCCAGGACCTGGAGTTCGCCCTGGGCTACTCCCACCCCGTCCCGGTCAAGGCGCCCCAGGGCATCACCTTCACCGTCGAGGGCAACAAGGTCACCGTCGCCGGTATCGACAAGCAGCAGGTCGGCGAGACCGCCGCCAACATCCGCAAGCTGCGCCGTCCCGACCCGTACAAGGGCAAGGGCGTGCGCTACGCGGGCGAGCAGATCCGCCGCAAGGCCGGAAAGGCAGGTAAGTGA
- the rpsM gene encoding 30S ribosomal protein S13: MARLAGVDIPREKRVIIALTYIYGVGKTRAEETLAATGIDPNIRVKDLSDEQLVQLRDHIEGSYKVEGDLRREVAADIRRKVEIGSYEGLRHRRGLPVRGQRTKTNARTRKGPKKTVAGKKK; encoded by the coding sequence ATGGCTCGTCTTGCAGGCGTTGACATTCCGCGCGAGAAGCGCGTGATCATCGCACTCACGTACATCTACGGTGTGGGCAAGACCCGCGCTGAGGAGACCCTCGCCGCCACGGGCATCGACCCGAACATCCGCGTGAAGGACCTCTCCGACGAGCAGCTGGTGCAGCTGCGCGACCACATCGAGGGCAGCTACAAGGTCGAGGGCGACCTCCGCCGCGAGGTGGCCGCCGACATCCGCCGCAAGGTGGAGATCGGCTCCTACGAGGGCCTGCGCCACCGTCGCGGCCTGCCGGTGCGCGGCCAGCGCACCAAGACCAATGCCCGCACCCGCAAGGGCCCCAAGAAGACGGTCGCCGGCAAGAAGAAGTGA
- the rplO gene encoding 50S ribosomal protein L15 yields MADNDAIKVHDLRPAPGAKTAKTRVGRGEASKGKTAGRGTKGTKARYQVRAGFEGGQLPLQMRLPKLRGFKNPFRTEYQVVNLDKLSAHFPEGGEVTVDALVSKGLVRRGQPVKVLGTGEITSAVQVKVDAFSASAVEKIQAAGGSTETL; encoded by the coding sequence ATGGCTGACAACGACGCCATCAAGGTCCACGACCTGCGTCCGGCCCCCGGCGCCAAGACCGCGAAGACCCGTGTGGGTCGCGGTGAGGCCTCGAAGGGCAAGACCGCCGGCCGCGGCACCAAGGGCACCAAGGCCCGCTACCAGGTGCGCGCGGGCTTCGAGGGCGGCCAGCTGCCCCTGCAGATGCGTCTGCCGAAGCTCCGCGGGTTCAAGAACCCGTTCCGCACGGAGTACCAGGTCGTGAACCTGGACAAGCTCTCCGCGCACTTCCCCGAGGGCGGCGAGGTGACCGTGGACGCGCTCGTGTCCAAGGGCCTCGTCCGCCGCGGCCAGCCCGTGAAGGTGCTGGGCACGGGGGAGATCACCTCGGCCGTGCAGGTGAAGGTCGACGCCTTCTCCGCCTCCGCCGTGGAGAAGATCCAGGCCGCCGGCGGGTCCACCGAGACCCTCTGA
- a CDS encoding tRNA pseudouridine synthase A has product MTEQPAPSAPAPSAAGEEPVRVRLDLAYDGGAFRGWARQPGLDSVQGALEDGLERILRRPVRTVVAGRTDAGVHARGQVVHLDLAEGEWAGLTRGRPDLEPGASLTRRLGGVLSGWDGAVVVHGARRAPAGFDARFSALWREYEYRIDDAPDRRDPRTRAFTHWHGAALDERLMALEADAVLGLHDFLSFCRPREGATTIREVQDLRVARDEDGSVRVRIRADAFCHNMVRAVVGALLQVGEGSREPGWLGLRVATPARDSQVRLAPPRGLTLLAVGYPEDGEGLRRRAEGTRARRTL; this is encoded by the coding sequence ATGACCGAGCAGCCCGCCCCGTCCGCCCCCGCCCCCTCCGCGGCGGGCGAGGAGCCCGTGCGCGTCCGCCTCGACCTGGCCTACGACGGCGGCGCCTTCCGCGGCTGGGCCCGTCAGCCCGGCCTGGACTCGGTCCAGGGCGCCCTGGAGGACGGGCTCGAGCGGATCCTGCGCCGCCCGGTGCGCACCGTCGTGGCGGGCCGCACCGACGCCGGCGTCCACGCGCGCGGGCAGGTGGTCCACCTCGACCTCGCCGAGGGGGAGTGGGCCGGCCTGACCCGCGGCCGGCCGGACCTCGAGCCGGGAGCCTCCCTGACGCGGCGCCTGGGCGGGGTGCTCTCGGGCTGGGACGGCGCCGTCGTCGTGCACGGCGCCCGCCGCGCCCCTGCCGGCTTCGACGCGCGGTTCAGCGCGCTGTGGCGCGAGTACGAGTACCGGATCGACGACGCGCCCGACCGCCGGGACCCGCGCACGCGGGCTTTCACCCACTGGCACGGGGCCGCCCTGGACGAGCGGCTCATGGCCCTGGAGGCGGACGCGGTGCTGGGGCTGCACGACTTCCTCTCCTTCTGCCGGCCCCGCGAGGGGGCCACCACCATCCGCGAGGTCCAGGACCTGCGGGTGGCCCGGGACGAGGACGGCTCGGTCCGCGTGCGGATCCGCGCCGACGCGTTCTGCCACAACATGGTCCGGGCCGTCGTGGGCGCGCTGCTCCAGGTGGGGGAGGGCTCCCGCGAGCCGGGCTGGCTCGGCCTGCGGGTGGCGACGCCGGCGCGCGACTCCCAGGTCCGCCTCGCCCCGCCACGGGGCTTGACGCTGCTCGCCGTCGGCTACCCCGAGGACGGAGAGGGGTTGCGACGCCGGGCCGAGGGGACGCGCGCCCGGCGGACGCTCTGA
- the rpmD gene encoding 50S ribosomal protein L30, translating to MTEPTRKNIQPSDATLVITQTRGVTGTKQNHRDTLRSLGLKRIGHQVTRKADAVTVGMVNTVPHLVSVEEVNNG from the coding sequence GTGACTGAGCCCACCCGCAAGAACATCCAGCCCTCGGACGCCACCCTGGTCATCACCCAGACCCGCGGCGTCACGGGCACCAAGCAGAACCATCGGGACACCCTGCGCTCGCTGGGCCTGAAGCGGATCGGCCACCAGGTCACCCGCAAGGCCGACGCGGTGACGGTCGGCATGGTCAACACCGTGCCGCACCTGGTGTCCGTGGAGGAGGTCAACAATGGCTGA
- the rplX gene encoding 50S ribosomal protein L24, translated as MAKIKKDDLVQVISGKDKGKQGKVLRVFPADERVLVEGVNRVTKHLRAGQDNNGSTEGGRQVAEAPIHISNVAVVDPETKKPTRVGYRFETVEKNGESKTVKVRFAKASGKEL; from the coding sequence ATGGCCAAGATCAAGAAGGACGACCTCGTCCAGGTCATCAGTGGCAAGGACAAGGGCAAGCAGGGCAAGGTCCTGCGCGTGTTCCCGGCTGACGAGCGCGTGCTCGTCGAGGGCGTGAACCGCGTGACCAAGCACCTGCGCGCCGGCCAGGACAACAACGGCTCCACCGAGGGCGGCCGTCAGGTCGCCGAGGCCCCGATCCACATCTCGAACGTGGCCGTGGTGGACCCGGAGACCAAGAAGCCGACCCGTGTGGGCTACCGCTTCGAGACCGTCGAGAAGAACGGCGAGAGCAAGACCGTGAAGGTCCGCTTCGCCAAGGCCTCGGGGAAGGAGCTGTGA
- the rpsK gene encoding 30S ribosomal protein S11 codes for MPPKTRASAARKPRRKDKKNITVGQAHIKSTFNNTIVSITDTTGAVISWASSGEVGFKGSRKSTPYAAQMAAEQAAKRAQEHGMKKVDVFVKGPGSGRETAIRSLQAAGLEVGSIQDVTPMAHNGARPAKRRRV; via the coding sequence ATGCCCCCCAAGACCCGCGCATCGGCCGCTCGCAAGCCGCGTCGCAAGGACAAGAAGAACATCACCGTGGGCCAGGCCCACATCAAGAGCACGTTCAACAACACCATCGTGTCCATCACGGACACCACGGGTGCCGTCATCTCCTGGGCCTCGTCCGGCGAGGTGGGCTTCAAGGGCTCGCGCAAGTCGACCCCGTACGCCGCGCAGATGGCCGCCGAGCAGGCCGCCAAGCGTGCGCAGGAGCACGGCATGAAGAAGGTGGACGTCTTCGTGAAGGGCCCGGGCTCGGGCCGCGAGACCGCCATCCGCTCCCTGCAGGCCGCCGGCCTCGAGGTGGGGTCCATCCAGGACGTCACCCCCATGGCCCACAACGGCGCTCGCCCCGCGAAGCGCCGCCGCGTCTGA
- the rplQ gene encoding 50S ribosomal protein L17: MPTPTKGPRLGGSPAHERIMLANMSAQLFEHKSITTTLTRAKRLRPYAERLITFAKKGDLPARRKVQGLIAAKNRTNKSIVHELFTVIGPAMAERNGGYTRITKIGNRQGDNAPMAVIELIMEPISGKQAVVREAEQAAASAPAAETAPVQETAPVEAVDPAAAEDVTVAESQEAAAEIDGAVATTEDGSAPEGASIKGNASSKKYHVPGSRWYDQTTAEVWFSTVEEAKAAGFEPAGGEAAQKMAD; the protein is encoded by the coding sequence ATGCCTACCCCCACCAAGGGTCCGCGCCTGGGCGGCAGCCCGGCCCACGAGCGCATCATGCTGGCGAACATGTCCGCTCAGCTGTTCGAGCACAAGTCGATCACCACGACGCTCACCCGCGCCAAGCGCCTGCGCCCGTACGCCGAGCGCCTGATCACCTTCGCGAAGAAGGGCGACCTGCCCGCGCGTCGCAAGGTCCAGGGCCTCATCGCCGCGAAGAACCGCACGAACAAGTCGATCGTGCACGAGCTGTTCACCGTGATCGGCCCCGCCATGGCCGAGCGCAACGGCGGCTACACCCGCATCACCAAGATCGGCAACCGCCAGGGCGACAACGCGCCCATGGCCGTGATCGAGCTGATCATGGAGCCGATCTCCGGCAAGCAGGCCGTGGTGCGCGAGGCCGAGCAGGCCGCCGCGTCCGCGCCGGCCGCCGAGACCGCGCCCGTGCAGGAGACCGCCCCGGTCGAGGCCGTGGACCCGGCCGCCGCCGAGGACGTCACCGTGGCCGAGTCCCAGGAGGCCGCCGCCGAGATCGACGGCGCCGTGGCCACCACCGAGGACGGCTCCGCCCCCGAGGGCGCGTCCATCAAGGGCAACGCCAGCTCGAAGAAGTACCACGTGCCCGGCTCCCGCTGGTACGACCAGACCACCGCCGAGGTCTGGTTCTCCACCGTCGAGGAGGCCAAGGCCGCGGGCTTCGAGCCCGCCGGCGGCGAGGCCGCCCAGAAGATGGCCGACTGA
- the rplE gene encoding 50S ribosomal protein L5 → MTEVQQTEKVAPRLKTKYREEIRATLQEQFQYGNVMQVPGLVKVVVNMGVGEAAKDSKIIDGAVTDLTAITGQKPMITKARKSIAQFKLREGMPIGTHATLRGDRMWEFLDRLVTLALPRIRDFRGLSDRQFDGNGNYTFGLSEQTVFHEIDQDKIDRVRGMDITVVTSAKNDDEGRALLKALGFPFKTDQ, encoded by the coding sequence ATGACCGAGGTGCAGCAGACCGAGAAGGTCGCCCCGCGTCTGAAGACCAAGTACCGCGAGGAGATCCGCGCGACCCTGCAGGAGCAGTTCCAGTACGGGAACGTCATGCAGGTGCCCGGACTCGTCAAGGTCGTCGTGAACATGGGCGTCGGCGAGGCCGCCAAGGACTCCAAGATCATCGACGGCGCGGTCACCGACCTCACCGCCATCACCGGCCAGAAGCCGATGATCACCAAGGCCCGCAAGTCCATCGCGCAGTTCAAGCTGCGCGAGGGCATGCCGATCGGCACGCACGCGACCCTGCGCGGCGACCGCATGTGGGAGTTCCTGGACCGCCTGGTCACGCTCGCGCTGCCGCGCATCCGTGACTTCCGCGGCCTGTCCGACCGCCAGTTCGACGGCAACGGCAACTACACCTTCGGCCTGTCCGAGCAGACCGTGTTCCACGAGATCGATCAGGACAAGATCGACCGCGTGCGCGGCATGGACATCACCGTGGTGACCAGCGCCAAGAACGACGACGAGGGCCGCGCGCTGCTGAAGGCGCTGGGCTTCCCGTTCAAGACCGACCAGTAA
- the secY gene encoding preprotein translocase subunit SecY has protein sequence MFKAIARIVRTPDLLRKIAFTLGIVAVYRMGAFVPSPGVDYPAVQQCLAAGNAQGGLYSFVNMFSGGALLQVSIFALGIMPYITASIIVQLLRVVIPRFEQLHQEGPQGQSTLTQYTRYLTLALALLQATTMASLARTGALLGCQLPLLRNDSILTVLLVVVVLTAGCIIVMWLGERVTENGVGNGMSLLIFASIAAGFPAGLGQVVQTQGWRVFAIVMLVGLLTMLAIVFVEESQRRIPVQYAKRQIGSRTVGGSSTFIPIKVNMANVIPVIFASSVLMLPGILIQFNTPQDGTAPAPWIAWLSRYFGNGDHPVYMAVYFLMIIGFTYFYVSITFNPQEISDNMKRYGGFIPGVRAGRPTERYLQYVISRITLAGALYLGIVAMIPLIAFVVIGASQNFPFGGTSILIMVGVGLQTVKQVNAQMEQRHYEGLLR, from the coding sequence GTGTTCAAGGCCATCGCCCGGATCGTCCGGACGCCTGACCTGTTGCGGAAGATCGCCTTCACGCTCGGGATCGTCGCCGTCTACCGGATGGGCGCGTTCGTTCCCTCCCCGGGCGTCGACTATCCCGCGGTGCAGCAGTGCCTGGCCGCCGGCAACGCCCAGGGCGGCCTGTACTCGTTCGTCAACATGTTCTCCGGCGGAGCGCTGCTGCAGGTCTCGATCTTCGCGCTCGGCATCATGCCGTACATCACCGCCTCGATCATCGTGCAGCTGCTGCGCGTGGTGATCCCGCGCTTCGAGCAGCTGCACCAGGAGGGCCCGCAGGGCCAGTCCACGCTGACGCAGTACACCCGCTACCTCACCCTGGCGCTGGCGCTGCTGCAGGCGACGACGATGGCCTCCCTCGCCCGCACGGGCGCCCTGCTCGGCTGCCAGTTGCCCCTGCTGCGCAACGACTCGATCCTCACCGTGCTGCTCGTCGTCGTCGTCCTCACGGCGGGCTGCATCATCGTGATGTGGCTCGGCGAGCGCGTCACGGAGAACGGCGTGGGCAATGGCATGTCCCTGCTGATCTTCGCCTCGATCGCCGCCGGCTTCCCCGCGGGCCTTGGCCAGGTCGTGCAGACCCAGGGCTGGCGCGTCTTCGCCATCGTCATGCTGGTCGGCCTGCTGACCATGCTCGCCATCGTCTTCGTCGAGGAGTCCCAGCGCCGGATTCCGGTGCAGTACGCCAAGCGCCAGATCGGCTCGCGGACCGTCGGCGGCTCCAGCACGTTCATCCCGATCAAGGTGAACATGGCCAACGTCATCCCGGTCATCTTCGCGTCGTCCGTGCTGATGCTCCCGGGCATCCTGATCCAGTTCAACACCCCGCAGGACGGCACCGCGCCGGCCCCGTGGATCGCCTGGCTCAGCCGGTACTTCGGCAACGGCGACCACCCGGTCTACATGGCCGTGTACTTCCTGATGATCATCGGGTTCACCTACTTCTACGTGTCGATCACGTTCAACCCGCAGGAGATCTCGGACAACATGAAGCGCTATGGCGGCTTCATCCCCGGCGTGCGCGCCGGCCGGCCGACCGAGCGCTACCTGCAGTACGTCATCAGCCGCATCACGCTCGCGGGCGCCCTCTACCTCGGTATCGTGGCCATGATCCCGCTGATCGCCTTCGTGGTGATCGGCGCCAGCCAGAACTTCCCGTTCGGCGGCACGTCCATTCTCATCATGGTGGGCGTGGGCCTCCAGACGGTGAAGCAGGTCAACGCCCAGATGGAGCAGCGCCACTACGAGGGCCTGCTGCGCTGA
- the rplR gene encoding 50S ribosomal protein L18 — translation MSTLKVKGKGKFNARTRRHLRVRKRISGTTVRPRLVVNRSARHMFVQVVDDTQSRTLAWASTMEADVRAFEGDKTAKAKRVGELVAERAKAAGIEAVVFDRGGNKYHGRVAAVADGAREGGLKL, via the coding sequence ATGTCTACTCTGAAGGTGAAGGGCAAGGGCAAGTTCAACGCCCGCACCCGCCGCCACCTCCGGGTGCGCAAGCGGATCTCCGGCACCACCGTCCGTCCCCGCCTGGTCGTCAACCGCTCTGCACGGCACATGTTCGTGCAGGTCGTGGACGACACGCAGAGCCGCACGCTCGCCTGGGCCTCCACCATGGAGGCCGACGTGCGCGCGTTCGAGGGTGACAAGACGGCCAAGGCCAAGCGCGTGGGCGAGCTCGTCGCCGAGCGTGCCAAGGCCGCCGGCATCGAGGCCGTGGTCTTCGACCGCGGCGGCAACAAGTACCACGGGCGCGTCGCGGCCGTGGCCGACGGTGCGCGAGAGGGTGGACTGAAGCTGTGA
- a CDS encoding adenylate kinase, translating into MTRMLLMGPPGSGKGTQATRIADKLGIVAISTGDIFRHNVKSMTPLGVEAKKYIDNGDFVPDDVTNRMVADRIAQADAEHGFLLDGYPRTKGQVEALDAMLTEAGLALSAVVELEVPDAELVERLLKRAEIEGRADDTQEVIEHRLDLYHRETEAVIQEYVERGIVARVDGTGQIDDVTERLLQSVYSVRAATGSLPVIAPDTES; encoded by the coding sequence ATGACCCGCATGCTGCTCATGGGCCCTCCCGGTTCCGGCAAGGGAACCCAGGCCACCCGGATCGCCGACAAGCTGGGGATCGTGGCGATCTCCACGGGCGACATCTTCCGCCACAACGTGAAGTCGATGACCCCGCTGGGCGTCGAGGCGAAGAAGTACATCGACAACGGCGACTTCGTCCCCGACGACGTCACCAACCGTATGGTCGCCGACCGCATCGCCCAGGCGGACGCCGAGCACGGCTTCCTCCTCGACGGCTACCCGCGCACCAAGGGCCAGGTCGAGGCCCTCGACGCGATGCTCACGGAGGCCGGGCTGGCGCTGTCCGCCGTCGTCGAGCTGGAGGTCCCGGACGCCGAGCTCGTGGAGCGACTGCTCAAGCGCGCCGAGATCGAGGGCCGCGCGGACGACACCCAGGAGGTCATCGAGCACCGCCTGGACCTGTACCACCGCGAGACCGAGGCGGTCATCCAGGAGTACGTCGAGCGCGGCATCGTGGCCCGCGTGGACGGCACCGGCCAGATCGATGACGTGACCGAGCGCCTGCTCCAGTCCGTCTACTCGGTCCGCGCGGCCACCGGCTCCCTGCCGGTCATCGCCCCGGACACGGAGTCCTGA